A DNA window from Pseudomonas wuhanensis contains the following coding sequences:
- a CDS encoding NAD(P)-dependent oxidoreductase: MIKTLNHLPHPHEDAAALAGHFTDLAPPLNDRQAHLEASRCLYCYDAPCVNACPSDIDIPSFIRNIHQENVQGAAQKILSANILGGSCARVCPTEILCQQACVRNNAQECAPVLIGLLQRYAVDNANFSEHPFQRAAATGKRIAVVGAGPAGLSCAHRSAMHGHDVVIFEAREKAGGLNEYGIAKYKLVDDYAQKELEFLLGIGGIEIRHGQKLGDNLSLSELHQQFDAVFLGIGLNASKQLGLAHEDAPGLLAATDYIRELRQTDDLTQLPLAERCIVLGAGNTAIDMAVQMARLGARDVNLVYRRGVEDMGATAHEQDIAKANQVRLLTWAQPEEVLLDDQGNVRGMRFARTRLVEGRLQTTGETFELAADAIFKAIGQAFDAAALADPLARELKRQGDRILVDEQLRTSIPGVYAGGDCTSLDQDLTVQAVQHGKLAAEAINAQLMLNVEAA; encoded by the coding sequence GTGATCAAGACTTTGAACCACCTCCCGCATCCCCATGAGGACGCGGCCGCCCTCGCCGGCCATTTCACCGATCTGGCGCCGCCACTCAACGACCGTCAGGCGCATCTGGAGGCCTCGCGCTGCCTGTATTGCTACGACGCGCCATGCGTGAATGCCTGTCCAAGCGACATCGATATTCCATCGTTCATCCGCAATATCCATCAGGAAAACGTTCAGGGCGCGGCGCAGAAAATCCTCTCGGCCAACATCCTCGGCGGCAGTTGCGCCCGGGTCTGCCCGACGGAAATCCTCTGCCAGCAAGCCTGCGTGCGCAACAACGCCCAGGAATGCGCGCCGGTGCTGATCGGCCTGTTGCAACGCTATGCCGTGGACAACGCGAACTTCAGCGAACACCCGTTCCAACGCGCCGCCGCCACCGGCAAGCGCATCGCCGTGGTCGGCGCGGGCCCGGCGGGTTTGTCCTGCGCTCACCGCAGTGCCATGCACGGCCATGACGTGGTCATTTTCGAGGCGCGGGAAAAGGCTGGCGGTCTCAACGAATACGGAATCGCCAAATACAAACTGGTGGATGATTACGCGCAGAAGGAGCTGGAATTTCTGCTGGGGATTGGCGGGATCGAGATTCGCCACGGGCAGAAACTCGGCGACAACCTGAGCCTCAGCGAACTGCATCAGCAATTCGACGCGGTGTTCCTCGGCATCGGCCTCAACGCCAGCAAACAATTGGGCCTGGCCCATGAAGATGCCCCCGGCCTGCTCGCCGCCACCGACTACATCCGCGAACTGCGCCAGACTGATGACCTGACGCAACTTCCACTGGCCGAACGCTGCATCGTTCTCGGTGCCGGCAACACCGCCATCGACATGGCCGTGCAAATGGCCCGCCTCGGTGCCCGCGATGTGAATCTGGTGTACCGCCGCGGCGTCGAGGACATGGGTGCCACCGCTCACGAACAGGACATCGCCAAGGCCAATCAGGTACGCCTGCTGACCTGGGCACAACCTGAAGAGGTGCTGCTCGACGATCAGGGTAACGTGCGCGGCATGCGCTTCGCCCGTACCCGATTGGTGGAAGGTCGTCTGCAAACCACTGGCGAAACCTTTGAACTGGCCGCCGACGCGATCTTCAAAGCCATCGGCCAGGCTTTCGACGCCGCTGCCCTCGCCGATCCGCTGGCCCGAGAACTCAAGCGTCAGGGCGACCGCATCCTGGTCGACGAACAGCTGCGCACCAGCATTCCCGGCGTGTATGCCGGCGGCGACTGCACCAGCCTCGATCAGGACCTCACCGTGCAAGCCGTGCAGCACGGCAAGCTGGCCGCCGAGGCCATCAACGCTCAACTCATGCTCAACGTGGAGGCTGCGTAA